From a region of the Synergistota bacterium genome:
- a CDS encoding nucleotidyltransferase domain-containing protein, which translates to MENLKKAIELLKTRKEFLKKRFGVIRLGIFGSFAKCKASQKSDIDIYTKGGLESIRIPYVRRSIERSITYV; encoded by the coding sequence GTGGAAAATCTTAAAAAAGCGATAGAGCTTCTCAAGACTCGCAAGGAATTTCTTAAAAAACGGTTCGGAGTAATACGCCTGGGAATATTCGGCTCGTTTGCTAAGTGTAAAGCGAGTCAAAAGAGCGACATTGATATATACACCAAAGGAGGGCTCGAGAGCATAAGGATTCCCTATGTGAGAAGGAGCATAGAAAGGAGCATCACCTATGTCTGA
- a CDS encoding sugar phosphate isomerase/epimerase, whose translation MEIEGIGINADSKRINGNLKRFDEELSVFEEFGFDYVEISPHGVDGIIHGKVNKFKINLIIDILKKHNLKYTVHAADIINLKDIFNKRIQFSSMKATIDFAHLIGARILVYHCGSYLKYDENGAEFTEYEQRENEIESLKRLANYASEKEIRIGVENVYQSLRSVLELVKAVDKPNVGLTLDIGHLYFWGKTRGVRYRFLDEIERAMEYTIHIHVHDNFGEPPFLYGYDIENTDTFRLTLGLGDLHMPIGWGEIPYDKVFEIIRKHGYNGVIIAEINSWERYYNALRDIPINIRRLLKGEKIEIHHI comes from the coding sequence ATGGAGATCGAAGGAATAGGAATTAACGCCGACTCGAAAAGAATCAACGGAAATCTAAAGAGATTTGATGAGGAGCTCTCCGTTTTTGAGGAGTTTGGCTTTGACTATGTGGAGATTTCTCCCCACGGCGTTGACGGCATAATTCACGGGAAGGTAAACAAGTTTAAGATAAATTTGATCATAGATATTCTTAAAAAGCACAATCTGAAATATACCGTCCACGCAGCAGATATAATTAACCTTAAAGATATATTTAATAAGAGAATACAGTTCAGCTCAATGAAGGCGACAATAGATTTCGCGCACCTTATAGGTGCGCGAATCCTCGTTTATCACTGTGGTAGCTATCTTAAGTATGATGAAAACGGCGCTGAGTTCACGGAGTATGAACAGAGAGAAAACGAGATAGAAAGTTTAAAGAGACTCGCTAACTACGCGTCGGAGAAAGAGATCAGGATAGGGGTTGAAAACGTCTACCAATCCTTAAGAAGCGTTCTCGAGCTCGTTAAGGCGGTTGATAAGCCTAATGTAGGTTTAACGCTCGATATAGGTCACCTCTACTTCTGGGGCAAAACGAGGGGCGTTAGATACAGGTTTCTTGACGAGATCGAAAGAGCGATGGAGTATACCATACATATTCACGTCCACGATAATTTCGGAGAGCCTCCGTTCCTTTATGGATACGACATAGAAAACACGGATACTTTCAGGTTAACGCTTGGTCTCGGTGATCTTCATATGCCGATAGGGTGGGGCGAGATCCCATATGACAAGGTTTTTGAAATTATAAGAAAGCACGGGTACAATGGAGTGATAATAGCCGAGATAAACTCATGGGAGAGATACTACAACGCACTACGCGATATTCCCATAAATATAAGAAGATTGCTTAAGGGCGAAAAGATAGAAATACACCATATATAG